The following proteins are encoded in a genomic region of Anabas testudineus chromosome 13, fAnaTes1.2, whole genome shotgun sequence:
- the arhgap32a gene encoding rho GTPase-activating protein 32, translating into MEARCVVAAVIENAASGPQGEPGSSDVLEGDVITTADLDNDDALPQATNNNPSEEQQPQETSTAMVRSDTTEHTAEPLLRSCVSTASMKVKNMKKLTFPRGHFPRLAECAHFHYETVDFGNVQLAFAEGQSEALKAGLDSKELVFLVQITCQGRNWLVKRSYEDFRVLDKHLHLCIYDRRYSQLTELPRHDILKDNVESVTKMLATYLSRFSAIADNKINCGPVLTWMEIDNKGNHLLVSEEASINVPAIAAAHVTKRYTAQATDELTFEVGDIVSVIDMPPKEDTGWWRGKHGFQVGFFPCDCVELINDKIPPSVQSAVPKPVCKKHGKLVTFLRSFMKSRPPPQKLRQRGILRERVFGCDLGEHLHNSGHEVPQVVKSCAEFIEMHGVVDGIYRLSGISSNIQKLRHEFDSEQIPDLSRDVFRQDIHSVGSLCKLYFRELPNPLLTYQLYDRFSEAVSAATDEERLVKIHNVIQQLPPPHYRTLEFLMRHLSRLATFSSITNMHTKNLAIVWAPNLLRSRQIESACFSGTAAFMEVRIQSVVVEFILNNTEELFSPKLNAIIRESTGNNSLSRPKSLLVCSPSTKLLSLEEAQARTQAQLGSPATTPCLTHSDYIEVGEGPGALLGKFHTVIELPMESCKRPPAKAKKSPVGNWLSFFHLGKSHSVSKRKLKRHPSEPNEIKSIALPGGRGDSGTLRSTKSEESLTSLHNVEGEPPSYRPVRPRSTSEAISPISRDDLHNTRIKHDHRTPQLNESHNGADRICTTACISPPHQEDDLDLCPPAAGISTLDFDPMSFQCSPPSATHGPQHSRDGNKWKKSVGCSSESEPISSPNNNFSCSHSPDISPVLGRGSKKVSSKPASPKLRKKSFKTQVDVQIASDSVPPLPSSSPPFEKSEARVADGKEPRASFQHCSPLSTASQASALTDLSQSAQNLPDPGTDRLMSSVSVLPPHPPLTSAARKLALVLAESAQRASSSSQRRNNIPPHPLQRQEAPYTQDRPSRPSVLNLSVYPQEDYNPCASAVSQWQTSAHGPVESICCARPVHFLPPHLCSESLQVIDGQESMCNFTPNVSPLGSGSLDEGSAERRDCREEKVLRDVTEVEPTYQSIGVSTPTQPVCSAQSPTTSPVYINTDSVNVFNFRAVLAETSMPASIEEVLPRSLQHSSTQHYSPEEDRPLGIVEDVYSNHRHNHQRPIQTGQMPSHHCPRPDALPHHLMGPKSLYRQSSESRHSTLGLRHPLSPQYRRYLRDEQHSSGCHRQQSQWQRSEDRIIGHPAIRRARSFHAPQLSHYELAETVLPPDTMFYVEQTTSQEAPYQRLIQTGIHPVRSQFENTHADYRYSPYSDINQGDSSRFYVEPCHQSGIRHSQSYTMRSTSGQSDYYNYSPHRVPPAKRDLYIQSRDTIVYEARDAGVFERVVYQPVKQERHKNTCPVVSSYESPVSPSDTRNRDIMHTRSKSDPGNARLLSSDRTENQNVTATSPTSLRSQQVEPVGSRPKCGHRSSAEPGPSRRIQMKERSSQQPPLRKVPSLPERSCPNLKNMEHNNRSHTQGHDQEQLMMTNAVKSHNSGIVKPSILRRPGRSQSTRENRHYYHYHTKSPLDPEHLGSFSTQPNRRTQSTKVRPTQYDHMEGYYEVSKLKPTRSSKAVTGYLPGQGCMSPRGHRLLSKALGHETFYHAAVRSEAGVYE; encoded by the exons agATGTGATAACAACTGCTGACCTGGACAATGATGATGCCTTACCTCAAGCCACCAACAATAATCCTTCAGAAGAGCAACAGCCACAGGAGACATCCACTGCCATG GTGAGGAGTGACACCACGGAGCACACAGCGGAGCCGCTCCTGCGCTCCTGCGTCAGCACAGCTAGCATGAAGGTCAAGAACATGAAGAA GCTGACGTTCCCCAGAGGTCACTTCCCCAGGTTGGCAGAATGTGCTCATTTCCACTATGAGACCGTTGACTTTGGCAATGTTCAG CTGGCATTTGCAGAGGGGCAGAGTGAAGCGCTGAAGGCTGGACTGGATTCCAAAGAGCTGGTCTTTCTGGTCCAGATCACTTGCCAG GGTCGAAACTGGCTGGTGAAGAGATCTTATGAAGACTTCCGGGTGCTGGACAAACACCTACATTTGTGTATCTATGACCGCCGTTACTCCCAGCTCACTGAGCTGCCACGACATGACATATTAAAGGACAATGTTGAG TCAGTAACCAAGATGTTGGCCACCTATCTGTCCCGCTTCTCGGCAATCGCTGACAACAAGATCAACTGTGGTCCAGTACTAACATGGATGGAG attgaCAACAAGGGAAACCATCTGCTGGTGTCTGAAGAAGCCTCAATCAATGTCCCTGCCATTGCTGCTGCCCACGTCACCAAACGTTACACAGCCCAGGCCACAGACGAGTTGACCTTTGAG GTGGGTGACATTGTGTCAGTGATAGACATGCCTCCTAAAGAAGACACAGGCTGGTGGAGAGGGAAACATGGCTTTCAG GTTGGTTTTTTCCCCTGTGACTGTGTTGAGCTGATAAATGACAAGATCCCCCCAAGTGTTCAAAGTGCAGTGCCGAAGCCAG TGTGTAAGAAACATGGGAAACTGGTAACATTTCTGAGGTCTTTTATGAAGTCTCGACCACCACCCCAGAAGCTGCGGCAGCGTGGTATCCTCAGAGAGCGAGTGTTTGGCTGTGACCTAGGAGAACATCTCCACAACTCTGGCCATGAGG TTCCACAGGTTGTTAAGAGCTGTGCTGAATTCATAGAAATGCACGGAGTAGTGGATGGAATCTACAGACTCTCTGGGATTTCCTCCAACATACAGAAACTGAG GCACGAGTTTGACTCAGAGCAAATCCCAGACCTGAGCAGAGACGTCTTCAGGCAGGATATCCACTCAGTGGGCTCTCTCTGTAAGCTGTACTTCAGAGAGCTGCCCAACCCTCTGCTCACCTACCAGCTCTACGACAGATTCTCA GAGGCCGTGTCTGCAGCCACAGATGAGGAGAGGCTGGTCAAAATCCACAATGTCATCCAGCAACTGCCTCCTCCTCATTACAG GACTTTGGAGTTTCTCATGAGGCACCTCTCCCGCCTGGCCACTTTCAGCTCTATCACGAACATGCACACTAAAAACCTGGCTATTGTCTGGGCGCCTAACCTTCTCAG GTCCAGACAGATTGAGTCGGCCTGTTTTAGTGGCACAGCAGCGTTCATGGAGGTGCGTATCCAGTCGGTAGTGGTGGAGTTCATCCTTAATAACACTGAGGAGCTCTTTAGCCCGAAACTCAATGCCATCATAAGGGAGAGCACTG GTAACAACAGCTTATCCAGACCCAAGTCCTTGCTGGTCTGCTCCCCATCAACTAAGTTACTGTCTTTGGAAGAGGCCCAGGCTCGCACTCAGGCACAGCTGGGCTCCCCAGCCACTACCCCATGCCTGACCCACAGCGACTACATTGAGGTTGGAGAGGGACCCGGGGCTCTGCTTGGGAAGTTCCACACAGTCATCGAGCTCCCGATGGAGAG CTGCAAACGGCCTCCTGCTAAGGCTAAAAAGTCTCCAGTGGGTAACTGGCTCTCCTTCTTCCACCTGGGCAAGTCCCATTCTGTGTCTAAACGTAAACTGAAGCGACACCCCAGTGAGCCTAACGAGATAAAGAGCATTGCGCTGCCAG GTGGAAGAGGAGATAGTGGCACATTACGCTCTACCAAAAGTGAGGAATCTCTCACATCTTTGCACAATGTTGAAG GGGAACCTCCAAGTTACCGCCCTGTAAGGCCTCGTTCAACTAGCGAAGCCATTTCTCCCATCAGCAGAGATGACCTACACAACACTAGAATTAAACATGACCACAGAACCCCCCAACTGAATGAGAGTCATAATGGTGCTGATCGCATTTGTACCACTGCATGTATTTCACCTCCACACCAGGAGGACGACCTTGATCTATGTCCACCGGCTGCAGGCATCTCCACTTTGGACTTTGACCCCATGTCTTTTCAGTGCAGTCCTCCCTCAGCAACACATGGACCCCAACACAGTAGAGACGGGAATAAATGGAAGAAGAGCGTAGGTTGTTCTAGTGAATCTGAGCCAATTTCATCTCCAAACAACAACTTTAGCTGCTCACACTCTCCAGATATTAGTCCGGTTCTCGGAAGAGGTAGTAAGAAGGTTTCCTCCAAGCCAGCCTCTCCTAAACTCAGGAAGAAATCATTCAAGACACAAGTAGATGTTCAGATTGCATCTGACTCTGTGCCACCtctgccctcctcctctcccccatTTGAAAAGAGTGAAGCTCGAGTGGCAGATGGAAAAGAGCCACGAGCATCCTTTCAGCACTGCAGCCCACTCAGCACAGCAAGCCAGGCATCAGCACTGACTGACCTCAGCCAGTCTGCACAGAACCTACCTGATCCAG GAACAGATAGACTTAtgagttcagtttctgttctcCCTCCTCACCCTCCCTTGACGAGTGCTGCACGCAAGTTGGCTTTGGTTTTGGCTGAATCTGCCCAGAGGGCCAGTAGCAGCTCccagagaagaaacaacatccCACCCCACCCTCTCCAGAGACAGGAAGCTCCTTACACCCAGGACAGACCATCCCGGCCTTCTGTTCTTAATCTCAGTGTTTATCCCCAGGAGGACTACAACCCTTGTGCCTCCGCTGTTTCCCAGTGGCAAACATCAGCGCATGGCCCTGTGGAGAGCATCTGCTGCGCTCGTCCAGTTCATTTCCTGCCTCCACACCTCTGCTCAGAGTCGTTGCAGGTTATTGATGGACAGGAAAGCATGTGCAATTTCACACCTAATGTGAGCCCACTTGGGTCAGGGAGCTTGGATGAAGGCAGTGCAGAGAGGAGGgactgcagagaagaaaaagtgcTTAGAGATGTCACAGAAGTAGAGCCCACTTATCAGAGCATTGGCGTTTCAACGCCCACTCAGCCTGTCTGCTCAGCTCAGAGCCCAACAACTTCTCCTGTGTATATAAACACCGACTCTGTCAATGTCTTTAATTTCCGTGCTGTTCTAGCTGAGACCTCCATGCCTGCCTCTATTGAGGAGGTTCTTCCGCGTTCATTACAGCACTCCTCAACTCAACACTACAGCCCCGAGGAGGACAGACCTTTGGGCATAGTAGAGGATGTCTACAGTAATCATCGTCATAATCATCAGCGGCCAATTCAAACAGGACAAATGCCTTCACATCACTGCCCCCGGCCAGATGCTCTGCCACATCACCTTATGGGCCCAAAAAGCTTGTACAGACAGTCTTCTGAAAGCCGTCACAGCACGTTAGGTTTAAGGCACCCTTTGTCACCTCAGTATAGACGCTACCTTAGGGATGAGCAACATAGTAGTGGCTGCCACAGGCAACAGAGTCAATGGCAGAGGTCAGAAGATAGAATAATTGGGCACCCAGCCATCCGGAGGGCTCGCTCCTTCCATGCTCCTCAGCTTAGTCACTATGAGCTAGCAGAGACAGTCCTACCCCCTGACACCATGTTTTATGTAGAGCAAACAACAAGTCAGGAAGCACCCTATCAGAGGCTAATTCAGACTGGCATTCACCCTGTTCGATCACAGTTTGAGAACACACATGCGGACTATCGTTACAGCCCCTACTCCGATATAAACCAAGGAGATAGCTCCCGTTTTTATGTAGAACCTTGCCATCAAAGCGGTATCCGACACAGTCAGTCATATACCATGCGCTCCACAAGTGGACAATCCGATTACTACAACTACTCTCCACATCGTGTCCCCCCTGCGAAGAGGGATCTTTACATACAAAGTAGGGATACTATTGTTTATGAGGCTAGAGATGCAGGAGTTTTTGAAAGAGTTGTATATCAACCAGTCAAGCAGgagagacataaaaacacatgtcCAGTTGTATCATCTTATGAGAGTCCTGTCTCACCAAGTGACACAAGAAACAGAGACATAATGCATACAAGGAGCAAGTCAGACCCTGGAAATGCACGACTCCTCTCCTCTGACAGGACTGAAAACCAAAATGTCACTGCTACATCACCAACGTCTCTTAGGTCTCAACAGGTAGAACCTGTGGGAAGCAGGCCGAAGTGTGGTCACCGCTCTAGTGCAGAGCCAGGACCCTCCAGGAGAATTCAAATGAAAGAGAGATCCTCACAGCAGCCTCCACTTCGCAAGGTCCCCTCACTCCCAGAAAGGAGCTGTCCTAACCTCAAGAACATGGAGCACAACAACAGAAGCCATACACAGGGCCATGATCAGGAGCAATTAATGATGACTAATGCAGTCAAAAGTCACAACTCTGGTATTGTGAAACCCAGCATCCTCAGGAGACCCGGACGGTCGCAGAGCACCCGAGAAAATCGTCACTACTATCATTACCACACCAAATCCCCTCTGGATCCTGAGCATCTGGGTTCCTTTTCCACTCAGCCCAACAGAAGGACTCAGAGCACTAAAGTCAGGCCCACACAATATGACCACATGGAGGGGTATTATGAGGTGTCCAAACTTAAACCTACAAGATCCAGTAAAGCTGTGACAGGATATTTGCCTGGCCAAGGCTGCATGTCTCCCCGCGGGCACAGACTGCTGTCCAAAGCTCTGGGTCACGAGACTTTTTATCATGCTGCTGTGAGATCTGAGGCCGGGGTCTACGAGTGA